A stretch of Henckelia pumila isolate YLH828 chromosome 4, ASM3356847v2, whole genome shotgun sequence DNA encodes these proteins:
- the LOC140862696 gene encoding putative glucan endo-1,3-beta-glucosidase GVI: MSILCISAGNEVIPGELAKYVPGAMQNLAAALDAAKLGGIGVSTAVPMSVLGPPSFPPSQGVFSPETVPFMTRIVSILAARKSPLLVNVYPYFPRAAEPEHVSLDYALLQGSAAPVHDGPLTYHNLFDAMVDTVHAALEKIGGENIEIVVSETGWPTQGAADASVGNAQIYVNNLIGLVSSGQGTPRRPNKNIDAYIFSLFNEDLKPQGIERHWGLYYPDLTEVYHANL, translated from the coding sequence ATGAGTATCCTGTGTATATCCGCAGGCAATGAAGTGATTCCAGGGGAATTAGCCAAGTACGTACCCGGCGCCATGCAGAACCTGGCTGCCGCCTTGGATGCAGCAAAACTAGGCGGCATTGGAGTCAGCACCGCGGTTCCCATGTCGGTTTTAGGACCACCCTCGTTTCCTCCATCGCAGGGCGTTTTCTCCCCCGAAACCGTGCCTTTTATGACGCGGATCGTCTCCATTTTAGCCGCCAGAAAGAGCCCTCTTCTCGTCAACGTATATCCATATTTCCCACGTGCCGCAGAACCCGAACACGTGTCGTTGGATTATGCGCTCTTGCAGGGCAGTGCTGCGCCTGTTCATGATGGACCCCTGACTTACCATAACCTGTTTGATGCCATGGTGGACACAGTGCACGCCGCATTGGAGAAAATTGGAGGAGAAAATATTGAGATTGTGGTGTCGGAAACCGGGTGGCCGACCCAGGGGGCTGCTGATGCAAGTGTAGGGAATGCACAGATTTATGTAAATAATTTGATAGGGCTCGTATCGTCCGGACAAGGGACACCGAGGAGGCCCAACAAGAACATCGATGCTTACATTTTCTCGCTTtttaatgaagatttgaagCCCCAAGGAATCGAGAGGCACTGGGGTTTGTATTATCCTGATCTGACTGAAGTTTACCATGCTAACTTGTGA
- the LOC140862697 gene encoding uncharacterized protein, with protein sequence MDKSWIRSDRRSKQYEEGVEQFISSCLQNIHVDPNLIHCPCCKCINLKKGPVTSIREHLIFHGFSQNYVNWIWHGESAENDRVNWSTNQDPIDDYHKDFETTNMCEAAYENYTENPEAFVKFLEDAEKPLYNGFKRYTKLSALVKLYNTKARHGMSDALFSDLLTDFGDMLPDNHNLPSSTYDAKKTLSCLSLSHEKIHACSNDCILYRKQYKDCVSCPKCVLSRWKLTKKNIEKKGVPAKVMWYFPPIPRFKRMHKSLETSKNLTWHKETTRVAGQLRHPSDSPSWRLVDHMWPDFESEPRNLRLALAADGINPHSNLSSRYSCWPVMLATYNLPPNMCMKRKFIMLTMLISGPKQPGNDIDVYLDVLVEDFQRLWEGVDGVYDAYRKQFFTLKAVLLWTINDFPAYGNLSGCTTHGYFACPVCGENTYAKHLENGRKMSFFGHRRFLPRFHPYRRQTKEFNGVEEHGETPTPLSGVTLYDKLSNIKCEFGKKISVKGKKRKKEKENNVEGSTEEKDLGATDFRKCWKKKSIFFNLPYWKHLHVRHCLDVMHIEKNVFESLINTLINVKGKTKDNVAARLDMLQMRVRPELRPKFGEKKTYLPPSACSFTKKEKLQVCQSLMDIKVPEGYSSNMKNLVFMSELKLSGLKSHDCHVLMQHFLPILIRDALPKHVRYAIIRLCFFFKDICSKVIDVAKLDKLQSDLVVTLCLLEQYFPPSFFDVMVHLTVHLVREVRLCGHVCFRWMYPFERCMKVFKSYVGSQKHPEGCIVQRYSAEEAIEFCSEYLNGVDPVGIPQSIRDPNSNIPGS encoded by the coding sequence ATGGATAAATCTTGGATTCGCTCGGATAGAAGATCTAAACAGTATGAGGAGGGTGTTGAACAATTCATCAGCAGTTGTTTGCAAAATATCCATGTTGACCCCAATTTAATTCATTGTCCTTGTTGCAAATGTATAAATCTGAAAAAAGGACCGGTTACGTCCATTCGAGAGCATCTTATTTTTCATGGTTTTAGTCAAAATTATGTCAATTGGATTTGGCATGGCGAGTCTGCCGAAAATGATAGAGTAAATTGGAGTACCAACCAGGATCCAATTGATGATTATCACAAAGACTTTGAAACAACTAATATGTGTGAGGCAGCATACGAGAACTACACAGAAAATCCAGAAGCATTTGTGAAGTTTTTGGAGGACGCAGAGAAACCATTGTACAATGGATTTAAGCGTTACACAAAGTTGAGTGCACTAGTGAAACTGTACAATACCAAAGCAAGGCATGGGATGAGTGATGCTTTATTTTCAGATCTATTAACAGATTTTGGGGATATGCTACCAGATAATCACAATCTGCCATCCTCAACGTATGATGCAAAAAAGACATTGAGTTGTTTGTCGTTGAGTCATGAAAAGATCCATGCTTGTTCCAATGATTGCATCCTTTATAGAAAGCAATATAAAGACTGTGTAAGCTGCCCTAAATGTGTCTTGTCGCGTTGGAAGCTAACCAAGAAGAACATTGAGAAGAAAGGTGTTCCTGCCAaggtgatgtggtattttcccCCCATACCAAGATTCAAACGTATGCATAAATCTTTAGAGACCTCAAAAAATTTAACTTGGCATAAAGAAACCACAAGAGTTGCTGGTCAGTTACGTCATCCATCTGATTCACCATCTTGGAGGTTGGTTGATCATATGTGGCCCGACTTTGAAAGTGAGCCAAGAAATCTTCGCTTAGCACTTGCAGCTGATGGCATTAATCCTCATAGCAACCTTAGTAGTCGGTACAGCTGCTGGCCAGTCATGTTGGCCACATATAATCTGCCTCCAAACATGTGCATGAAGAGGAAATTCATCATGTTAACTATGCTCATTTCTGGACCTAAACAGCCAGGTAACGATATAGATGTCTACCTTGATGTGCTAGTTGAAGATTTCCAACGATTGTGGGAAGGAGTTGATGGTGTCTATGATGCTTATCGAAAACAGTTTTTCACTCTTAAAGCAGTTTTATTATGGACCATCAATGACTTTCCTGCCTATGGTAACCTTAGTGGATGTACTACACATGGTTATTTTGCATGTCCAGTATGCGGAGAAAATACTTATGCAAAGCATTTGGAAAATGGGAGGAAAATGTCATTTTTTGGTCATAGACGATTCTTACCACGGTTTCATCCCTATCGGAGGCAAACTAAGGAGTTCAATGGCGTAGAAGAACATGGAGAAACACCTACACCATTATCTGGGGTTACCTTATATGACAAGCTTTCGAACATAAAGTGTGAGTTTGGAAAGAAGATCAGTGTGAAAGGTAAAAAGAGAAAGAAGGAGAAGGAGAATAATGTGGAAGGCAGTACAGAGGAAAAGGATTTAGGAGCAACGGATTTCAGAAAATGTTGGAAGAAGAAGTCAATTTTTTTCAATCTTCCTTATTGGAAACACCTACATGTTAGACATTGTCTCGATGTGATGCACATCGAGAAGAATGTTTTTGAATCCCTCATTAATACTTTGATTAATGTTAAAGGAAAAACTAAGGACAATGTGGCAGCTAGGTTGGACATGCTTCAAATGAGAGTTAGGCCTGAATTGAGACCTAAATTTGGTGAGAAAAAAACATATCTTCCTCCTAGTGCATGCTCATTCACAAAAAAAGAGAAGTTACAAGTGTGCCAGTCGTTAATGGATATAAAAGTTCCAGAAGGTTACTCATCGAACATGAAGAATCTTGTGTTCATGTCTGAGCTGAAGTTGTCTGGCTTGAAATCTCATGATTGTCATGTTCTAATGCAGCATTTCCTGCCAATACTCATACGTGATGCGCTGCCAAAACATGTTAGATACGCAATCATAAGATTATGCTTCTTCTTCAAAGATATTTGTAGTAAGGTTATAGATGTAGCCAAGTTAGATAAGCTGCAATCTGACTTGGTTGTTACGCTCTGCTTATTGGAGCAGTATTTTCCCCCTTCTTTCTTTGATGTTATGGTGCACTTAACAGTGCATCTTGTTCGAGAAGTCCGATTATGTGGACATGTTTGCTTCCGGTGGATGTATCCATTTGAAAGATGCATGAAAGTGTTTAAGAGTTATGTAGGCAGTCAAAAACATCCTGAAGGTTGCATTGTTCAAAGATATTCAGCAGAAGAAGCAATTGAGTTTTGTTCTGAATACCTCAATGGAGTTGATCCTGTTGGGATCCCTCAATCAATCCGAGACCCCAATTCAAACATTCCTGGCTCTTAG